A single Cryomorphaceae bacterium DNA region contains:
- a CDS encoding bile acid:sodium symporter family protein encodes MEQLDGIQLNFSEGNMLFMNICLAFIMFGVSLEIKLDHFKQVVNHPQALFTGIFSQFIFLPVATLGLVWILRPMPSLALGMFLLAAVPGGNISNFMSHLARGNTALSVSLTAFSSAFSILMTPLNFAFWAALYPPTHDILKTIALDPVEVFKIIALLLIIPLVLGIGFANQFPKITEAIVKPIKNLSMLIFIGFVVFAFRANYNIFLQVIQYVVILVLVHHTVALTGGYQIAKLMKLDVPTRRSIAIETSIQNSGLGLILIFNFFDGLGGMAILAAWWSIWHIVVGLSISYFWSRHAPSPAIPS; translated from the coding sequence ATGGAGCAATTAGACGGAATTCAACTCAATTTTAGCGAAGGCAACATGCTGTTCATGAACATCTGTTTGGCCTTCATCATGTTCGGAGTATCACTAGAGATCAAACTCGATCACTTCAAGCAAGTAGTGAACCACCCTCAGGCCCTCTTTACGGGAATCTTTAGTCAATTCATCTTTTTGCCCGTAGCGACGCTGGGACTGGTTTGGATTCTTCGGCCGATGCCGAGTCTGGCCCTGGGTATGTTTCTGTTGGCCGCCGTTCCGGGCGGAAACATCAGCAATTTTATGTCTCATTTGGCCAGAGGGAACACGGCTCTGAGCGTGAGTCTTACCGCCTTCTCGAGCGCGTTCAGTATTCTGATGACGCCTTTGAATTTTGCATTTTGGGCGGCACTATATCCACCGACCCACGATATTCTGAAGACCATTGCCTTAGATCCCGTTGAAGTATTCAAAATCATCGCATTGCTCTTGATCATTCCATTGGTGTTGGGGATTGGATTTGCCAACCAGTTTCCAAAGATTACGGAAGCCATTGTCAAGCCCATCAAGAATTTGAGCATGTTGATTTTTATTGGGTTTGTCGTCTTTGCCTTTAGGGCGAACTACAACATCTTTTTACAAGTGATTCAGTACGTGGTCATCCTTGTGTTGGTTCACCATACGGTAGCTTTGACCGGAGGATATCAAATTGCCAAGTTGATGAAACTCGATGTGCCGACACGCCGGAGCATCGCTATTGAAACAAGTATTCAAAATTCGGGATTGGGACTCATCCTAATCTTCAATTTCTTCGACGGATTAGGGGGGATGGCCATCCTTGCAGCGTGGTGGAGTATTTGGCACATTGTAGTCGGCCTTTCCATTTCGTATTTTTGGAGCCGACACGCGCCGTCGCCGGCGATTCCAAGTTAG
- the rpmA gene encoding 50S ribosomal protein L27, with product MAHKKGVGSSKNGRESESKRLGVKIFGGQDAIAGNIIVRQRGTQHYPGENVGMGKDHTLFALTDGKVAFQRRKGDKSYVSVIPAEEAN from the coding sequence ATGGCACATAAGAAAGGAGTAGGTAGTTCTAAGAACGGCCGCGAGTCGGAAAGTAAACGACTTGGGGTCAAAATCTTCGGTGGTCAGGATGCCATCGCTGGTAATATTATTGTACGTCAACGCGGAACGCAGCACTATCCAGGTGAGAACGTAGGTATGGGTAAAGACCACACCTTGTTTGCTCTTACCGATGGTAAAGTGGCATTCCAGCGTCGTAAAGGAGACAAATCCTACGTTAGCGTTATCCCAGCTGAGGAGGCGAACTAA
- the rplU gene encoding 50S ribosomal protein L21 yields the protein MYAVVEIAGHQFKVEKDQQIYVNRLEAKEGDKVTFDNVLLIEDKGKVTVGAPAIKGAKVTAKVLEHLKGDKVIVFKKKRRKGYRKKNGHRQYLTSLEISGITAKAPAKKKAAPKKEVEPKTEEAATEAAAE from the coding sequence ATGTACGCAGTTGTAGAGATAGCAGGGCATCAATTCAAGGTTGAGAAAGATCAGCAGATTTACGTTAACCGCTTGGAAGCCAAAGAAGGCGACAAGGTCACTTTCGACAATGTATTGTTGATCGAAGACAAGGGTAAAGTAACTGTTGGCGCCCCCGCTATAAAAGGAGCCAAAGTAACGGCTAAAGTGCTCGAGCACTTGAAAGGCGACAAAGTGATCGTCTTCAAAAAGAAGCGTCGCAAAGGTTACCGTAAGAAAAACGGTCACCGTCAGTATTTGACTTCATTGGAAATTTCTGGCATTACCGCCAAAGCTCCAGCGAAGAAAAAAGCGGCACCGAAAAAAGAAGTTGAACCCAAAACGGAAGAGGCAGCTACAGAAGCAGCCGCTGAATAA
- a CDS encoding insulinase family protein, with protein MKKLSILFVALIAAIGLEAQELDRSIRPTAQPAPELNIGEYEVIEMKNGLKVFVVQNDRLPRVTFRLVLDRDPILEGDKSGYVGMAGSMMDRGTTTRTKAEIDEEIDFLGASLSTSSTGVFGNCLSAQTEEFFEIYADVLLNPSFPEEEFEKLKKENLDGLEFAKDNPDAISAQVWNRLMYGAQHPYGDIERKETVEAITLEDCKEYYDTYYRPNIAYLAIVGDISKGKAKKLVKKYLSDWEAADVPTFEYISPSNPAEMKLAVVNRDESVQSIVQIGNLIDLEPGHPDIVKVSLMNQVLGGGSQGRLYKNIREDKGYTYGAYSSYSTDELVGEFSASASVRNEVTDSALAQFFYELNRIRTEPVDEADLQKAKNYKNGTFALSLENPNTVANFALNTARYGLPEDYYATYLQRMSAVTVEDVQAMAQEHIKPENATVLIVGKGDEIMGGLSAMGTIEWFDIYGEPTTEPSIPIPAGVTAETVIEDYLAAIGGREKLSEITEAEIKMEISMQGMRLQMDQKYSEPDKMAQDMSMGSMAIFSMRLNGDEAKMTQQGQDIPMGEEEIADLKRDALIFPELHYEEMGVQAELSAIKRVNGAAAYEMVLTMPNGDEKREYYDVESGYKVRSSVEAEGPEGPIVQSTDYADYQDFDGVMYPGKVSIPLGPQKLDAFTKEVNFAPKFESGAFDVK; from the coding sequence ATGAAAAAGCTAAGTATTCTATTCGTTGCGCTGATCGCTGCGATTGGCCTCGAAGCACAAGAATTAGATCGATCTATTCGTCCGACGGCTCAGCCGGCACCTGAATTGAACATAGGTGAGTACGAAGTCATTGAAATGAAGAACGGACTGAAGGTATTTGTCGTTCAAAACGACCGTTTACCTCGGGTTACCTTCCGTTTGGTTTTGGACCGAGATCCAATTCTCGAAGGAGACAAGTCCGGATATGTGGGTATGGCCGGGTCCATGATGGACCGTGGAACAACCACGCGCACAAAAGCTGAGATCGATGAAGAAATCGATTTTCTCGGTGCTTCTTTGAGCACCTCTTCAACAGGTGTTTTCGGGAATTGTCTTTCTGCTCAAACAGAGGAGTTCTTTGAAATCTATGCGGATGTCTTGTTGAACCCAAGTTTTCCCGAAGAGGAATTTGAGAAGCTCAAAAAGGAGAATTTAGACGGATTGGAATTCGCTAAGGACAATCCGGACGCCATCAGTGCTCAGGTATGGAACCGCCTAATGTACGGTGCTCAGCACCCTTACGGTGATATCGAGCGCAAAGAAACCGTTGAGGCCATCACTTTAGAGGATTGCAAGGAGTATTATGATACCTACTACCGTCCGAATATTGCTTATTTGGCGATCGTAGGAGACATCTCTAAAGGAAAGGCTAAGAAATTGGTGAAGAAATACCTGAGCGATTGGGAAGCGGCAGACGTACCTACGTTTGAATACATCTCGCCATCCAATCCTGCAGAAATGAAGCTAGCCGTGGTAAACCGCGACGAAAGCGTTCAGTCCATTGTCCAGATTGGAAACTTGATTGATCTAGAGCCAGGTCATCCAGACATCGTAAAGGTGTCCTTGATGAACCAAGTACTTGGTGGTGGATCACAAGGTCGCTTGTACAAGAATATTCGTGAAGACAAAGGATATACTTATGGTGCCTACTCTTCCTACAGTACCGATGAATTGGTGGGTGAGTTTAGCGCGAGTGCCAGTGTTCGTAATGAAGTTACGGACAGCGCATTGGCTCAGTTCTTTTACGAATTGAACCGTATTCGCACGGAGCCCGTAGACGAGGCTGATCTTCAGAAAGCAAAGAACTATAAGAACGGAACCTTTGCCCTGAGTTTAGAGAATCCCAATACAGTGGCGAATTTCGCGCTGAATACAGCACGTTACGGACTTCCTGAGGATTACTATGCAACCTATTTGCAGCGTATGTCTGCGGTAACGGTAGAGGACGTTCAGGCCATGGCTCAGGAGCACATCAAGCCCGAAAATGCAACTGTACTTATTGTGGGTAAGGGCGATGAAATTATGGGCGGCTTGTCTGCGATGGGAACCATTGAGTGGTTTGATATCTACGGAGAGCCTACTACAGAGCCTAGCATCCCAATTCCGGCAGGTGTTACTGCGGAGACAGTAATCGAAGACTACTTGGCGGCCATCGGTGGACGCGAGAAGCTTTCTGAAATTACTGAGGCGGAAATCAAGATGGAAATCTCAATGCAAGGCATGCGTCTTCAAATGGATCAGAAATACTCTGAGCCGGATAAAATGGCGCAAGATATGTCCATGGGATCCATGGCGATCTTCAGCATGCGCTTGAACGGAGATGAAGCGAAAATGACCCAGCAAGGTCAGGATATCCCAATGGGCGAGGAGGAAATTGCAGACCTCAAACGAGATGCTTTGATCTTCCCAGAATTGCACTACGAGGAGATGGGTGTTCAAGCAGAGCTCTCGGCCATCAAGCGCGTGAACGGTGCAGCGGCCTATGAAATGGTGCTTACCATGCCGAATGGGGATGAAAAACGCGAGTACTACGATGTTGAGTCAGGATACAAAGTGCGTTCTTCTGTAGAGGCTGAAGGTCCAGAAGGTCCTATCGTTCAGTCAACGGACTACGCCGATTATCAAGACTTTGATGGTGTGATGTACCCGGGTAAAGTGAGCATTCCATTGGGCCCGCAAAAACTTGATGCGTTCACGAAAGAAGTCAACTTTGCTCCAAAATTCGAATCAGGAGCCTTTGATGTGAAGTAA
- a CDS encoding insulinase family protein — MKQKLLLLLGLVVMTTPAMAQREIEFEEFDLDNGLHVILHEDHSTPIVAVTVLYHVGSKNEVEGRTGFAHFFEHLLFEGSENIARGEYSEIVQANGGVLNANTTQDRTFYYEILPSNQLELGLWLESERMLHANIDQEGVDTQREVVKEEKRQRIDNQPYASFSAEMFERAFTEHPYNWTPIGSLDDLNAAKLDEFMDFYDVFYVPNNATLSIAGDIDPDQAKEWINKYFATIPAGTQEIPRPNIQEPPLGGEIVDTVYDNIQIPAVFMGYRMPGETSADAYAMSMLTNVLTGGESARLPKRLVDEEEKALQVFAFPYTLEDEGIFIVLGLPQIGKSLDTLAMGLDEEIEKVKSELISERELEKVRNQVRSQFIQSNSSMSGIAESLANYHVYYGDANLINNEIDRYMNVTREDIQRVAQQYLNTDNRVKLIYLPKDQEQASAE; from the coding sequence ATGAAACAGAAACTCCTATTGCTGCTGGGTCTGGTCGTTATGACAACACCTGCAATGGCTCAGCGCGAGATTGAGTTCGAGGAATTCGATCTCGACAACGGATTACACGTGATCCTTCACGAGGATCATTCTACACCTATCGTGGCCGTAACGGTTTTGTATCACGTAGGTTCGAAAAACGAAGTGGAAGGCCGAACCGGTTTTGCCCACTTCTTTGAACACCTCTTGTTCGAAGGTTCAGAGAATATCGCTCGCGGAGAATATTCTGAAATTGTCCAGGCCAACGGCGGTGTACTTAATGCAAATACCACCCAGGATCGTACGTTTTATTACGAAATCCTACCTTCCAATCAATTGGAATTGGGCTTGTGGTTGGAAAGTGAGCGTATGCTTCACGCCAACATTGATCAAGAAGGGGTGGATACGCAACGCGAGGTCGTTAAAGAAGAAAAGCGTCAGCGTATCGATAACCAACCCTACGCCAGCTTCTCAGCAGAAATGTTTGAGCGCGCGTTTACGGAGCACCCGTACAACTGGACGCCCATTGGCTCATTGGATGATTTAAATGCGGCCAAGTTGGACGAGTTCATGGATTTTTATGACGTATTCTACGTTCCCAACAACGCTACACTTTCCATTGCTGGGGATATTGATCCAGATCAAGCTAAGGAGTGGATCAACAAGTACTTTGCTACAATCCCTGCAGGAACCCAGGAGATTCCTCGTCCAAATATTCAAGAACCACCATTGGGTGGCGAGATCGTGGACACCGTGTACGACAATATTCAAATTCCAGCTGTATTTATGGGCTACCGCATGCCTGGTGAAACCAGCGCGGACGCTTATGCTATGAGCATGCTGACCAATGTGTTGACTGGTGGAGAAAGTGCCCGTCTGCCCAAACGTCTGGTGGATGAAGAAGAAAAAGCTCTTCAGGTGTTTGCTTTCCCATACACTTTGGAAGATGAGGGAATTTTCATCGTTCTGGGATTGCCGCAGATTGGCAAGTCTTTGGACACCTTGGCCATGGGCTTGGACGAAGAGATCGAAAAAGTGAAAAGCGAGTTGATTTCAGAGCGCGAACTTGAGAAAGTACGCAACCAGGTTCGTTCACAGTTCATTCAGAGCAACTCAAGCATGTCGGGTATCGCCGAAAGTTTGGCCAACTATCACGTGTACTACGGGGATGCGAACTTGATCAACAACGAGATTGATCGATACATGAATGTTACCCGCGAGGATATCCAACGCGTGGCTCAACAGTATTTGAATACGGACAATCGGGTGAAATTGATCTACCTGCCTAAAGATCAAGAACAAGCATCAGCTGAATAA